The genomic DNA GTCGTGCAGGCGATCGCCTCGTTCTACCGCAAACGCTAACATTCGCGTTGCCGTCCGGCGCCGGTTTCCTTCCGGGCCGGACGGTTCTTTTTCACATCCTGATAGCCGACAGTTTCACAGTCCTCCGCCGGAGAAGCAGTGCCTCCTGGCGTGTCGCCCTGTGACTGTCGTTGCCTGTTGCACGTTGTGACGCCGCCGCCGACGGCGCCTCCTCCGGCTTGACTGACCGCATGTGTGCCTCCCTTCCGGTCATCGAATCGACGACAAGCGCTCCCGTAGCCTGGCGTTCAAGTCTGAACAACCATGAGGCGGTGACGTACACCAGGGCCCACTGTGGGGCATGGGCTTGCGCTGAATGGAATTCCTACGACGCCGACGTTGGGCTCAATATGAGAACCGGTCGCAGCCTGGACAATCCTGGCAAGCGGCACCGGTCAAGGCTTGGCCGCCTATCATCAGATCTTGGTTGCCAAGTGAGGTCTGTTTCCCCGTGCGATTGGCGGGTGGATGTGGCGCCGGAGGCATAGGGATTGCTCATATGGATGATGAGGGAGACGCCGCGTCGTTGTACGTATGACAATACCTGCATCATTCTTTCTCGGCATGTCGCGGAGCAGCTACTCCAGGTTGGGAGTGGCCCTGGCGTTGATTGCGGTGATCGGCGCGATTGACTGGTGGTTGCCCCTGGGATTGACCATCACCACGCTCTACGTAGTGCCGGTTCTCATCGCCTCCCGGATCCCTCACCCCCGTCTTACGTTCTGGGTGGCCGCCCTCGCGTCTCTGGTGACGATTCTCGATATGTTCGATCGGCCGCTCTTTGCATTGACCTGGGTCAGCGCCATGAATCGGGCCTTTGCGCTCATGGTGATTTGGGTGACCGCGCTGTTGTGTTTGCGGCGGCAGCGCGACGAGGCCGAATTGTTGCGTATCAATGAAGATATCGAGCAACAGGTGCAGGAGCGCACGGCGGATCTGGCTGCCGCCAATCAGGAACTTGAAGTGCTGCGAGCGGAAGCGGTGTCTGAACTGGTCGCGATCGTCAAATCATCGGACGACGCCATTGTAGGCATGACGCTGAACGGCATGATTCAAAGTTGGAATCGCGGAGCGGAACGGGTCTACGGGTATCGCGCCGAGGAGGTGCTCGGTCGGCCCATCTCTGTGCTCTGTCCCTCGAATCGATTGGATGAGGTGCCGACGATGCTCGACCGGATCGCCCGGGGAGAGCACGTGCGCAATGTGGAGATGGTGCAGCGCCGGAAACAGGGGGAGCGCATCGATGTGTCGTTGACGATCTCGCCGGTGAAAGATGCGGATGGGTGTGTCATGGGCGCGTCGGCTATCGCGCGCGATGTCACGGTGAAGCGGCGCATCGAAGCGGCTTTGCGGGAAAGCGAGGCCCGGTTTCGCATGATGGCGGACACAGCGCCGGTGATGGTGTGGATGGCCGGACCGGACACGCACATCACCTTCATCAATAAACGCTGGCTGGAATTTACCGGGCGCACTGTGCAGGAAGAGATCGGCGACAACTGGTTTACAGGCATTCACGCCGACGACCTGGATCGCTGCCGGAAGTCGTATCTGCAGGCGTTCAAGTCGGAGCAGCCGTTCTTTCTGGAATACCGGCTCCGGCGTCACGACGGCGAGTACCGGTGGATCATGGATACGGGAGTGCCCTTGTTCGACGAGGAGGGACAGTTCGGCGGGTACATCGGTACCTGCATGGACCTGACCGAGCGCAAGGACATGGAAGACCAGCTACGCCGGATGTTGAAGGAAAAAGAAAGTCTGCTGCGGGAAGTGCACCATCGGGTCAAGAACAACCTGCAGGTCATTTCCAGCCTGTTGAATTTACAATCGGCCTCCATCAAGGACCCGGTCGTCAACCAGCTGTTCCGAGAATGTCAGGTGCGGATCACTTCGATCGCGCTGCTTCACGAAACGTTGCACCGGTCGCACGATCTTTCGCGAATCAAAATGGGCGACTATATCCGCACCCTGACCGGCCATCTGTTTCGTTCATACGGGGTCGATCCGAACCTCATTTCGCTGGAGCTGAACGTGGACGATGTCGAGTTCGATATCGACACGGGGCTGACCTGCGGGTTGATCATCGATGAGCTGGTCTCCAATTGTTTGAAGCACGCGTTTATCGACGACAGCGGTGGAACGGTGCACATCGATCTGCTCGATCATGTCGACGGCACGTTTACCCTGTGCGTGAGCGACAACGGCATCGGGATTCCCAAGGACGGCGTGCTGAACAATCCCGATTCACTGGGGCTGGAACTTGTGGCGCTGCTGGCGGAGAAGCTGGACGGCAGCACGGAACTCCGCAGCGGCGCCGGCACGGAATGGCAGATCCGCTTTCAGCAACTGCAATATTCAGAAAGGGTATGAACGCCATGGAACCAGCCAGCATCTTGATCGTGGAAGATGAACCCGTTGTGGCGAAGGACATTCAGCTGAGCCTGCAACGGCTGGGGTATCGCGTGCCGGCTACGGCGACCTCCGGCGAAGAGGCGATCCGCAAGGCGAGCGACATGCATCCTGACCTGATTTTGATGGATATCGTCTTGAAGGGGAAAATGGACGGAGTGGAAACCGCCCTCCAGATTCAGCGAAAACAGGATGTGCCGGTCATCTACCTCACGGCCTATGCCGACAACCACACGCTGGAGCGCGCGAAGGTCACGTCTCCGGCCGGTTATATGCTCAAGCCCTATCAAGCGAACGAACTCCGGACCACGATTGAGCTGGCGCTGCATCGCGCCCAGCATGAGCGGCACATGCGCGAGCGCTTGCGGTGGATTGCCACGACCATGCGTTGCATCGGCGACGGCATCGTGACGACCGATCGCGGCGGGCGAGTGGCCTATATGAATCCCGCCGCCGAGAGCCTGACGGGGTGGAGTCAGGACGATGCGGCAGGCATGGGCGTGACGGCGCTCCTGGGTTTTCACGAAGCCGGGCCGGGATATGAATCGGAGAGTCCGGTACAGCAAGCGATGACGCAAGTGCGCATAGTGGCGATCGAGGAAGCCCTGCTGATCTCCAAGCAGGGTGGACGTCGAACCATTCGCGGCAGCGTCGCGCCGGTCGCCGACGATGGAGGGAACGTGCTCGGCGCCGTGCTGGTGTTTCACGAGACCGCATCCGGTGAACGGGGCCTCCAGGCCTCTGATAGGCAGGGGGACACGCTCTGGAAGATGGATGCGCAGCTCGGACGTCCGCAGGGAATTATCAATTTGTGTTCCTGGTGCAAGCGTGTGCCGGACGAGTCCGGCGAATGGTATGACCTGGCCACGTTTATCGCCGAGCGATCGGCGATACAGTTCAACGGCGGGCTCTGCCCGGAATGTATGGATCAATGTTTTCCCTGCGACGAAAGGCATAAGTAGTTCAAGATGTGTGTGGACCTGTTCACACGAGGTCCCTCGCACGTTGCGCCCACCGCCGCAGTCTTCCTCCCTGCGCTAATTTTCGAGAAGGCTTCAAGAATGAGTGAGAATAGACTATAGTAGCGCTGCACACTCAAACAGGACTTGTGGCCAACTCTACTCTGACAACTCCAGACTCGCGCCCGTTACGGATCGCGCTCATCGGTGCCGGCCGTCATGCCCAGCACCATGCCCGCGCTATTTTGCGCTGCCCCGGCGTGCAACTGGTGGCGGTGGCCGACCCGTCCGACGCGGCTCAAGCGGCGATGCGCGATATTGTTCCAGGCATCGGCTGTTTCAAGACGCCGGAGGAGCTGTTTGCCTCCGAACGTCTCAATGTGGTGCACATCATTACTCCGCCGGCCTCCCATGCTCCGTTGGCCAGGATGGCGATCAAGGCCGGATGCCACATCTATGTAGAGAAGCCCTTCACCGAGTCGGTGGAGGACGCCCAGCAGATCCTGGATGAGGCGAGCGCAAAAGGTCTTCGTGTCTGTGCCGGCCATCAGCTGTTGTATGAACCGCCCACCCGGGTATTAACCCAGTACTTGCCGTCAATTGGGCGCGTCGTGCACGTCGAGAGCTACTTTTCCTTCCGGACCGTGCGTCATGCGCCGGGTGGCCGCAAGGTGCTACGCGCCGACCACCAGTTACTCGATATTCTGCCGCATCCGGTTTATCTGTTGCTCCAGGTGTTGGAGCAAGCCGGGGAGGGCCGTACCGAGCTGTTGTCCTTGGAAGTGAGTCAGGCCGGGACGGTGCATGCGTTGGTGCGACGCGGCGGCGTGACCGGCACGTTGATCGTGACGCTCGAAGGGCGCCCGGTGGAGAGTTATCTGCGAGTCGTCGGGAAGAACGGGTCGTTGTTCGCCGACTATGTTCGCAGCACCACGCAGCGCGCCATCGGTCCCGGGTCGTCCGGCATCGATAAGTTATTCGCGCCTTACCGGCAGGCCTGGCAATTGCTGATCGGCACGACCTCCGCGATGGCGAACCGATTTCTCAAGAGTCAGCGAAGTTATCCCGGGCTGGCCGAACTGTTTACCGCTTTCTATGAGTCTGCGCGGACGGGCGGGCCGTCGCCCTTGTCGCCGGAGAGTTTACTGGAGACCGTGCGCATCTGTGAGCGCGTGGCGAAGGCCCTGAAGGTCGGCGAGGCCAAGGCTCTGGCTGACGCTGCGCCGAAGCCGGTCGAGAGCCGGGGCGTGCTGGTCACCGGGGGAACCGGGTTTCTGGGAAAAGAAATCGTGCGGACGCTGCTGTCGCGCGGCCGCCCTGTTCGTGTGGTGGCGCGACGTGAGCCGTCCCCCTGGGAGCGGATTGCGGGTGCCGAATATGTGGTGGCCGATGTGGCCACGGGAGCCGCTGCGCAGCTGTTCAAGGGGGTGGATACCGTCATTCATGCCGCGGCAGAAACCGCCGGTGGGTGGCCGGAGCATCAGCGTAACTCGTTGGATGCCACCGAGCAGATGGTTCGCGGGGCCGATGCGGCGGGGATTACGCATTTCGTCCATGTCAGCAGTCTTGCCGTATTGGCGCAGGGCAACGGCCGGCCCATCGGCGACGACCATCCGTTGGAGCCGGACAGCAAGGGGTCCGGTCCCTATGTCTGGGGAAAGTTGGAATCCGAACGGTTGGCGGTCCAACTCGGCAAGGAACTCGGCCTATCCGTGAAAGTGATTCGTCCCGGGGCATTGGTCGACTATCGCGATTTCGACCCGCCTGGCCGGCTCGGTAAGCGATTGGGGAATATCTTCGTGGCTGTCGGTTCGCCGGGCGATCGTCTGGGGGTGGTAGATGTCGGATTTGCCGGCCGCTTCCTTGGCTGGATGACGGACGCGTGGGACAACGTGCCGAGCCCCTTGAACCTCCTCGATCCTGTTTCCCCGACCAAGCAGGAACTGTTGGATCGTCTCCGGCAAGCCAACCCGGATCTCACGGTGCTCTGGCTGCCGAGGTTTGTCTTGGTTCCCCTCTCCTGGCTGGCGACTCTCGCGCAGAAAATCCTGCGTCCCGGGAAGCCGGCTATCGATATCGCCAAGGTGTTCAGCGTCCTCCCCTACGATACTTCCGGGATTGCGAAGCTTGCCCCTCAGGTCGATCACGCCTCCGAGAAACGATAACCGTCTCTCCCGCATGGTCCGGTTCCTTATTAATCATCGGCATGGGGCCGTTTCATCCTCTGTGGTCGAAATGTGTGCATTAGGGGAAGTGGTTGAAAAATATAGCGATGCCGAAGGGATCGAAAAAGTTGTCCTCGTGGGGTTGATTTGAGGCGTCAGAGGGGGTAAGTCTTAGGAGTATTCTACGAGCAAGGCCAGTCCCCAAACGGCAACCGTCTCACCACCGAAGAGTTGATCATCATGAACATTGGATTGAATGCGCGTGTGCTTACCATCGGTCTGGCCTTTCTGGGCGTCGTCTCAGGATGCGCGGTAGACCAGCGCTGGCGTTCAGCCATGCAGGAAGGTAATCACGCCCTGCGTTCCGGCGACTACACGCATGCGGAGGAATCCTTTGTGGCTGCTCGCAAGGAAGCAGAGGTGCTCGATCCACAAGGGAAACGTTTGGCCGAGACGTTGAGTCAGCTGGGCGAAGTGAATCGTGAGTTGGGGCGGTTTCCACGCGCGGAGGCACTCTTTCAGGAGGCCCTGGCGATCAGGGAGCGCGTGTATGGGCCGGCCCATGCCGAGACGGCTGCCAGCCTGACCGACTTGGGCGAACTCTACCGCCTACAGGGACTCTACACGCAGTCCGAAGCGCTTCATCAACGGGCACGGGAAATCCGCGAGCAGGTGTTCGGCGCGGACCATAG from Nitrospira sp. ND1 includes the following:
- a CDS encoding PAS domain S-box protein produces the protein MTIPASFFLGMSRSSYSRLGVALALIAVIGAIDWWLPLGLTITTLYVVPVLIASRIPHPRLTFWVAALASLVTILDMFDRPLFALTWVSAMNRAFALMVIWVTALLCLRRQRDEAELLRINEDIEQQVQERTADLAAANQELEVLRAEAVSELVAIVKSSDDAIVGMTLNGMIQSWNRGAERVYGYRAEEVLGRPISVLCPSNRLDEVPTMLDRIARGEHVRNVEMVQRRKQGERIDVSLTISPVKDADGCVMGASAIARDVTVKRRIEAALRESEARFRMMADTAPVMVWMAGPDTHITFINKRWLEFTGRTVQEEIGDNWFTGIHADDLDRCRKSYLQAFKSEQPFFLEYRLRRHDGEYRWIMDTGVPLFDEEGQFGGYIGTCMDLTERKDMEDQLRRMLKEKESLLREVHHRVKNNLQVISSLLNLQSASIKDPVVNQLFRECQVRITSIALLHETLHRSHDLSRIKMGDYIRTLTGHLFRSYGVDPNLISLELNVDDVEFDIDTGLTCGLIIDELVSNCLKHAFIDDSGGTVHIDLLDHVDGTFTLCVSDNGIGIPKDGVLNNPDSLGLELVALLAEKLDGSTELRSGAGTEWQIRFQQLQYSERV
- a CDS encoding response regulator, with the translated sequence MEPASILIVEDEPVVAKDIQLSLQRLGYRVPATATSGEEAIRKASDMHPDLILMDIVLKGKMDGVETALQIQRKQDVPVIYLTAYADNHTLERAKVTSPAGYMLKPYQANELRTTIELALHRAQHERHMRERLRWIATTMRCIGDGIVTTDRGGRVAYMNPAAESLTGWSQDDAAGMGVTALLGFHEAGPGYESESPVQQAMTQVRIVAIEEALLISKQGGRRTIRGSVAPVADDGGNVLGAVLVFHETASGERGLQASDRQGDTLWKMDAQLGRPQGIINLCSWCKRVPDESGEWYDLATFIAERSAIQFNGGLCPECMDQCFPCDERHK
- a CDS encoding Gfo/Idh/MocA family oxidoreductase translates to MANSTLTTPDSRPLRIALIGAGRHAQHHARAILRCPGVQLVAVADPSDAAQAAMRDIVPGIGCFKTPEELFASERLNVVHIITPPASHAPLARMAIKAGCHIYVEKPFTESVEDAQQILDEASAKGLRVCAGHQLLYEPPTRVLTQYLPSIGRVVHVESYFSFRTVRHAPGGRKVLRADHQLLDILPHPVYLLLQVLEQAGEGRTELLSLEVSQAGTVHALVRRGGVTGTLIVTLEGRPVESYLRVVGKNGSLFADYVRSTTQRAIGPGSSGIDKLFAPYRQAWQLLIGTTSAMANRFLKSQRSYPGLAELFTAFYESARTGGPSPLSPESLLETVRICERVAKALKVGEAKALADAAPKPVESRGVLVTGGTGFLGKEIVRTLLSRGRPVRVVARREPSPWERIAGAEYVVADVATGAAAQLFKGVDTVIHAAAETAGGWPEHQRNSLDATEQMVRGADAAGITHFVHVSSLAVLAQGNGRPIGDDHPLEPDSKGSGPYVWGKLESERLAVQLGKELGLSVKVIRPGALVDYRDFDPPGRLGKRLGNIFVAVGSPGDRLGVVDVGFAGRFLGWMTDAWDNVPSPLNLLDPVSPTKQELLDRLRQANPDLTVLWLPRFVLVPLSWLATLAQKILRPGKPAIDIAKVFSVLPYDTSGIAKLAPQVDHASEKR